One Palaemon carinicauda isolate YSFRI2023 chromosome 4, ASM3689809v2, whole genome shotgun sequence DNA segment encodes these proteins:
- the LOC137639908 gene encoding uncharacterized protein has protein sequence MESNNNVVIMEALKSNLDCDSSILPTFSCSIQNRSIRALKDDGSQLNLISEELANALDLKVLQAEVELRINGINVSQKYASKLVEFEIIIGNAIHKIEALCIPSINIKLKLKGLGKVVYGFQTKGYVLVDEFLTPNSDCIENIDLILGTKSGYCLPLTEVVFGRNSRSMYAMTPFGVLLKGEIDTLLKDIPYLHQSSSVINCHQYVTGLRVKIDKPSSLDKCEVDYPIKVSEFSVIDEKGNVIRSGLDKATDDVLATICNKYIHLDNEVYDLENSELHDQLVKYCLDHTIQNEEGRLVMPLLWNAKVSHMLGRNFHLAKVILESNLKKLKRNPSHLQLMNEALKEQERVGIIERIPNLDQFVHEHPEHSFLPHMGVFKLNRETTKCRVVFLSNLCERNSTKGQTISHNQAIHAGPCLNQKLSSSLLHLRFDKLLVCFDLCKAFNQIALSDVDANRLCFLWYKNVEKGDFTIVAYRNVRLSFGLRCSPTLLMLGLYKILILDAGHDENQLKELKRCIYSLSYMDNCAFSANEIENLHWAYSVVGSIFSPYGFDLQQFVTNDRSLQGEIDSCTGSETGEVVKLLGMQWNRTLDCLLANKFQLNGKAKTKREILSTIASHFDLFGITGPILNRSRLFLHGLQCDRNLGWDDQLSPELRKEWHNIANQANSAPDIAIDRFVGRRDGKFYLAACCDSSKLLYGVVVYIIDIDSMSSSFVMAKNRMINRQLESKSIPSLEMQGVTFATEVVLDLYNELAGPLCINPLNVVGLHVFSDSQVALSWLNSSTNKLSKMQKRSVFVMNRIQHVENLCAKHPVHFAFVGGNENPADAITRCLSYRKLMQTNFYSGPECFKEKETFLCSENGNLSFIVPNPYAECKLDNSLEIEESVCTSSNVVAMSDNFEYFLKFEEFSSFDLLVSIYEKVILFVEKLKGRLKAKDSNKFAHLELKSNSIHERACKLVILQDQRAHFPEVFTYFSCSIQRKKDMPNIVGQLNVYVDNDGLLRVRSKCDKLIRRHGFPLLLAKNSHLTSLIVHNLHKKLNHTGCYSVLSEMRKRFYVPSYFSVVKRNLRECVFCRRFKSRTISINQSPYRKWRVSPPNVPFRYLFMDFIGPLSVKQQGKKGKIYLLCITCMWSRAVNLIICLDLSVKEFLRAFQIHCFQFGIPEYCISDLGSQLVSASNIIIDYIKDHETQSYFERNGVQSLKFDQFVKGHSQLGSMVEVCVKLVKRLIYGAIGKNVLEYHDFEFLIQQVIHLVNRRPIAFKEALRDQIGDDIPEPITPENLIHGYDLISVNIIPELHEGRDPDWIPENYSQSKFKQDYNQLQKVRNNLVKLYQEEFIANLIHQAVDVPDRYKPVTHNKISPGDIVLLKENFTKPNDYPMGVVKEIFTNTLGEVTGATILKGKTQELVKRHSSVIIPLLTRKDEIPNNSKVDVQESLVPKDTRVKRQAAIDSSERTRKILEA, from the coding sequence ATGGAATCTAATAATAACGTAGTTATAATGGaggctcttaaaagtaatttggactgtgattccagcattctccctaccttttcttgtagcatccaaaacagaagcataagagcattgaaggatgatggaagtcagttaaatctgattagtgaggaactagccaatgctttggatttaaaggtattacaagccgaggttgaattgagaataaatggtattaatgtttctcagaaatatgcctcaaaactagtggaatttgaaattataattggtaatgctattcacaaaatagaggcattatgtatcccatctattaacataaagttgaaattaaaaggtTTGGGCAAAGTGGTTTACGGTTTCCAGACGAAAGGGTATGTGTTGGTTGATGAGTTTCTAACGCCTAATAGTGATTgcattgaaaatattgatttgattttgggaacTAAATCAGGATATTGTTTACCACTCACAGAAGTAGTTTTTGGTAGGAATAGCAGGTCTATGTATGCTATGACCCCGTTTGGTGTCCTTCTTAAAGGTGAAATTGACACCTTATTGAAGGATATTCCTTATCTACATCAGTCCTCCTCGGTTATAAATTGTCATCAGTATGTTACTGGTTTGCGTGTAAAGATAGATAAGCCGTCTTCTCTGGATAAGTGTGAAGTTGATTATCCTATTAAGGTTTCAGAATTCAGTGTAATCGATGAAAAAGGTAATGTAATTCGTTCAGGGTTAGATAAAGCCACAGATGATGTGCTTGccactatttgtaataaatatattcacttggacaatgaggtttatgatttggagaattcagagctgcatgatcagcttgtcaaatattgtttggatcacactattcagaatgaggagggtagattagttatgccacttttgtggaatgcaaaagtatctcatatgcttggtagaaattttcatttggctaaagttattttggaatctaatcttaaaaaactaaagagaaatccatctcatttacagttaatgaatgaagccctaaaagaacaggaaagggttggaataatagaaaggattcctaatcttgaccagtttgtacatgaacacccagaacactcttttttgcctcatatgggtGTGTTCAAATTGAATCGCGAAACTACCAAATGTAGAGTTGTGTTTCTATCAAATTTGTGTGAAAGAAACTCAACCAAGGGTCAGACAATAAGTCATAACCAGGCCATACATGCAGGTCCATGCCTAAATCAGaaactttcttcatcattattacatttaaggtttgataaattgttagtatgctttgatctatgcaaggcctttaaccagattgcattaagtgatgttgatgctaacagactttgttttttatggtataaaaatgttgagaagggagattttaccattgttgcatatcggaatgttaggttgagcttcggcttaagatgttccccaactttgttgatgcttggtctttacaagattttgattttagatgctgggcatgatgaaaaccagttgaaggagttgaaaaggtgcatttattctttgtcttatatggacaattgtgcttttagtgcaaatgaaattgaaaatctgcactgggcatattctgtggtaggatctatattttctccttatggttTTGATTTACAACAGTTCGTTACTAATGACAGGTCCCTACAGGGAGAAATAGATTCCTGCACAGGTTCTGAAACGGGAGAGGTTGTTAAACTTCTTGGTATGCAGTGGAATCGAACACTTGATTGTCTGTTGgcaaataaatttcagttgaatggtaaggctaaaactaagagggaaattttaagtaccattgcctctcactttgatctttttggtattactggtcccatcctaaatcgaagcagattatttcttcatggtcttcagtgtgatagaaatttaggatgggacgatcaattatcaccagagttacgtaaagaatggcataatattgctaatcaggccaattctgctcctgatattgctattgatagatttgttggacgtagggatggaaaattttatttggctgcttgctgtgatagctctaaattaCTATATGGTGTTGTTGTGTACATCATTGATATTGATTCTATGTCGTCAAGTTTTGTGATGGCAAAAAATCGTATGATAAATAGGCAGTTGGAAAGTAAAAGCATTCCATCTTTGGAGATGCAGGGAGTAACCTTTGCAACGGAAGTAGTTTTAGATTTGTATAACGAATTAGCTGGACCATTATGCATCAATCCTTTAAATGTTGTTGGCCTTCATGTGTTTTCGGATAGTCAGGTAGCGCTCTCTTGGTTGAATTCGTCTactaataaattgtcaaaaatgCAGAAACGGTCAGTTTTTGTGATGAATCGAATTCAGCATGTAGAGAACTTATGTGCAAAACACCCCGTCCATTTTGCTTTTGTTGGAGGGAATGAAAATCCTGCAGATGCCATAACTCGTTGCCTTTCATATCGTAAGTTGATGCAAACCAATTTTTATTCTGGTCCTGAATGTTTTAAGGAAAAAGAAACCTTCCTATGTAGTGAAaatggtaatttatcatttatagttCCAAATCCTTATGCAGAGTGCAAGCTGGATAATAGTTTAGAAATAGAGGAGTCTGTGTGTACCAGTTCCAATGTTGTGGCCATGtcagataattttgaatattttcttaaatttgaagaattttccagttttgatttacttgtatctatttatgagaaagttattcttttcgtagagaagttaaagggtcgtttaaaagctaaggactccaataaatttgctcacttagaattaaagagcaatagtatacatgaaagagcttgcaagttagttatactacaggatcaacgggcacatttccctgaggtttttacatatttcagctgttctattcaaagaaaaaaagacatgcctaacatagtaggtcagcttaatgtttacgttgacaacgatggtttgcttagagtacgtagcaagtgtgacaaactcattcggagacatggttttcctttgttgctggctaaaaatagccatctaacttccctgattgtgcataacctgcacaaaaagctcaaccatacgggatgttactctgttttgtcagaaatgagaaagcggttttacgtaccgtcatatttttcagtggttaagagaaaccttagagaatgtgttttttgtcgtaggtttaagtcaagaaccatcagtattaatcaatctccctacaggaaatggagagtgtcaccacctaatgtcccctttagatatttatttatggatttcattggcccattgagcgttaaacaacagggtaagaaaggaaaaatctatctactatgtatcacttgtatgtggagtagagcagttaatttgattatttgtttagatctttctgttaaagaatttcttagagcctttcagattcattgtttccagtttggaatcccggaatattgtattagtgacctaggctcccaattagtctctgcctctaatataattattgactacatcaaagatcatgagactcagtcatattttgaacgcaACGGGGTCCAATCTTTAAAGTTTGACCAATTTGTCAAGGGTCATAGTCAGTTAGGTTCGATGGTGGAAGTATGTGTTAAACTTGTTAAAAGATTGATCTATGGAGCTATTGGTAAGAATGTCTTGGAATACCATGATTTTGAGTTCCTAATTCAACAAGTCATTCATTTAGTCAATCGTAGGCCAATAGCATTTAAAGAAGCCTTAAGGGATCAGATTGGCGATGACATTCCAGAACCTATCACCCCAGAAAATTTGATTCATGGGTACGATCTGATatcggttaatataattcccgaattGCATGAGGGGAGAGACCCTGACTGGATTCCTGAAAATTATTCTCAATCAAAGTTTAAGCAAGATTACAATCAATTGCAAAAAGTGAGAAACAATTTAGTTAAACTATATCAGGAAGAATTTATTGCGAATCTAATACATCAGGCTGTAGATGTCCCTGATAGATACAAGCCAGTCACTCATAATAAGATCTCACCTGGAGATATTGTACTGCTTAAGGAAAATTTCACTAAGCCAAATGACTACCCGATGGGCGTTGTAAAAGAGATTTTTACAAATACTTTGGGTGAGGTTACTGGTGCCACTATCCTTAAAGGGAAAACCCAAGAACTTGTGAAGAGACATTCGTCAGTCATTATCCCACTTCTCACCCGGAAAGATGAAATTCCGAATAATTCTAAGGTTGATGTACAGGAGTCTCTAGTACCTAAGGACACTAGAGTTAAACGCCAGGCTGCTATTGACAGCTCGGAGCGGACTAGAAAAATCCTGGAAGCCTAA